Proteins from a genomic interval of Nostoc sp. TCL240-02:
- a CDS encoding ferritin-like domain-containing protein: MKLGSVEHKELFCRSFTESYREYEPESLPWPDLDDTALSFLRSIPFWEKALDTERQAGAIVSGYAATVSDPILQSAIALQGKEELRHAHLLQTLIDRYGIEIPERQPIQVPQNIEQVFMRFGFEECLDTFFAYGLFAIAREANVFPESIFTIFDPIIDEETRHIVFFVNWFTYTQIHRGQGFIPLRSTKTLWQYGKALSNLIAVFGNDDPSKTGFAVTGADIFTKNLTLEKFLSICLVENQRRMSKYDPRLLQPQLLPKLANIALRTLELIPKRKLETVERASA, from the coding sequence ATGAAACTTGGTTCTGTCGAGCATAAGGAATTATTCTGCCGGAGCTTTACCGAAAGCTACAGGGAATACGAACCTGAGTCTCTCCCTTGGCCAGATTTGGACGATACAGCCTTGAGTTTCTTACGCAGTATTCCCTTTTGGGAGAAAGCTTTAGATACAGAACGACAAGCTGGAGCAATAGTTAGTGGTTACGCAGCAACGGTGAGCGATCCTATTTTACAAAGTGCGATCGCTCTCCAAGGTAAAGAAGAATTACGCCACGCCCATCTACTTCAAACATTAATTGACCGTTACGGCATCGAAATACCAGAACGTCAACCAATTCAAGTTCCCCAAAATATCGAGCAAGTTTTTATGCGTTTTGGCTTTGAAGAGTGCCTGGATACCTTCTTTGCTTATGGGCTATTTGCGATCGCCCGTGAAGCTAATGTTTTTCCAGAATCTATTTTCACTATCTTTGATCCCATCATAGATGAAGAAACACGTCATATTGTTTTTTTTGTCAACTGGTTTACCTATACACAAATTCATCGTGGCCAGGGATTCATCCCATTACGGAGCACCAAAACCCTCTGGCAATACGGCAAGGCTCTCAGCAATTTGATTGCCGTTTTTGGCAATGATGATCCTAGTAAGACTGGCTTCGCTGTCACAGGTGCTGACATCTTTACCAAAAACCTCACGCTAGAAAAATTTCTCAGCATTTGTCTAGTAGAAAATCAGCGCCGGATGAGTAAGTATGATCCCCGACTACTCCAACCGCAACTACTACCCAAGCTTGCCAACATTGCGCTCCGCACACTTGAATTGAT
- a CDS encoding efflux RND transporter permease subunit → MVKLRNSKSAREVFNISKLAIQFSWLTVSFWIAVTVAGILAFSSLKYALFPDITFPVVVVNATAPLTTALDTETKLTKPLEERLRSLEGLENIRSSTYPSQTAVSLSFAVGTNLETSTKKVETALKQLTLPQGATSKIIPLNLNESAAISYAIESPTRNLTDLTKLAKDEIVSAIAKLPGVLKVSLLGGATATAPLNPANVGAATIPQAGATLVRFNGQDALAFQVIKRGNANTLEVVSRVEKEVQRLRSILKDVKLTLAATQAKYIRQATQSTIDALLEAVLLSIVVIFPFLWNWRATLISALAIPTSLLATFIVMAIFGFNLETITLLALALVIGSIVDDAIVDVENIMRHIEDGETPRQAALLATNEIGLTVTAATLTAVAVFLPIGLMGGVIGQFFKPFGITVSAAMLASMLVARTLSPVLAIYWLKPRPSLSPPRESKIWVAFAQSYRNLLSWSLNHRKIVVGLAVLSFIAGIALIPLIPKGFIPKLDRGEFNIAYTAPLPNIPDFARGAQGSNIPNPQSPIPSPQSPIPNPLNDSLQVAKKLEDVVRKSPAVETVFTTVGSREGEPNKGTLYIKLKEDRTITTGELQDQFRSTLPVLSGVTTSVEDIQFVDSGGQKPLQIALRGDDLQALSKAVKAIKERIQRLPGFADVTVKGETNPQGEVFQIERLNNQRVAYVSANLGKNLSLGDATDKVVAEAKAVLPSNVSLNLGGDSASQGEVFSSFGSTLALSALCIVVVLILLFKSWVDPLVIGVSLPLALVGAMLALLITKSDFGMISLIGFVFLLGLANKNAILLVDYINQLRNAGTERTEAILNTGLVRLRPIMMTTASTILGMLPIALGFGAGSELRSPMAVAIAGGLVTSTILSLIVVPVVYTILDDWFPRFQTRERS, encoded by the coding sequence ATGGTAAAGCTTCGTAACTCCAAATCCGCACGAGAAGTATTCAATATTTCCAAATTAGCGATTCAATTTTCGTGGCTGACGGTGAGTTTTTGGATTGCCGTAACGGTAGCTGGGATTCTGGCTTTCAGTTCTCTTAAGTACGCTTTGTTTCCAGATATTACCTTTCCAGTGGTGGTTGTGAATGCTACAGCCCCCCTGACGACTGCCTTGGATACAGAGACGAAGCTCACCAAACCCCTGGAAGAACGCCTCCGTTCCCTAGAAGGACTGGAGAATATCCGCTCATCCACCTATCCCAGTCAAACAGCCGTTAGCCTTTCTTTTGCCGTTGGTACGAATTTAGAAACATCAACCAAAAAGGTGGAAACTGCCCTCAAGCAGCTGACTTTGCCTCAAGGAGCGACTTCTAAAATTATTCCTCTGAACCTGAACGAGTCAGCCGCCATTAGCTATGCGATTGAGAGCCCCACCCGGAATCTTACAGATTTGACAAAGTTGGCGAAAGACGAGATTGTAAGTGCGATCGCTAAACTACCAGGAGTCCTAAAAGTCTCACTGTTGGGCGGTGCGACTGCAACTGCTCCCCTAAATCCAGCGAATGTGGGTGCAGCAACCATCCCCCAAGCAGGGGCAACATTAGTTAGATTTAACGGCCAAGATGCACTGGCATTTCAGGTAATCAAACGCGGTAACGCTAACACCTTAGAAGTGGTGAGTCGAGTTGAAAAAGAAGTCCAAAGGCTACGTTCTATCCTCAAGGATGTCAAACTCACCTTAGCTGCTACCCAAGCAAAATATATCCGCCAAGCCACCCAGTCAACTATTGATGCTTTGCTGGAAGCCGTCTTGTTGTCCATCGTGGTAATTTTTCCTTTTTTGTGGAATTGGCGAGCCACCCTAATTTCTGCCTTGGCGATTCCTACGTCTTTGTTGGCGACGTTTATCGTCATGGCAATTTTCGGCTTCAACTTAGAAACAATTACGCTGTTAGCTTTAGCTTTGGTGATTGGGAGTATTGTTGATGATGCGATCGTGGATGTAGAAAACATCATGCGACACATTGAAGATGGAGAAACTCCTCGTCAAGCGGCGCTTCTAGCCACCAATGAGATCGGATTAACAGTTACCGCCGCCACCTTGACAGCAGTAGCGGTTTTTCTGCCCATAGGTTTGATGGGTGGTGTAATTGGGCAGTTTTTCAAGCCCTTTGGCATCACTGTTTCAGCCGCGATGCTTGCTTCTATGCTAGTTGCTCGGACTTTATCTCCAGTCCTGGCTATTTACTGGCTAAAACCTAGACCCTCGCTCTCCCCGCCTCGGGAATCAAAAATCTGGGTAGCGTTTGCCCAATCTTACAGAAATTTGCTGAGTTGGTCTTTGAATCACCGGAAGATAGTTGTCGGGTTAGCTGTCCTCAGTTTCATTGCAGGTATAGCGCTAATTCCACTAATTCCCAAAGGGTTTATTCCCAAACTCGATCGCGGCGAATTCAATATTGCTTATACTGCCCCCTTACCAAATATACCCGATTTTGCTAGAGGCGCACAAGGAAGCAATATCCCCAATCCCCAGTCCCCAATCCCCAGTCCCCAATCCCCAATCCCCAATCCCTTAAACGATTCTCTTCAAGTTGCTAAAAAACTAGAAGATGTAGTCAGAAAATCACCAGCAGTTGAAACGGTATTTACTACTGTAGGTTCTCGTGAGGGTGAGCCGAATAAAGGCACACTATATATAAAGTTAAAGGAAGACCGCACAATCACAACTGGAGAACTACAAGACCAATTCCGCTCCACTTTACCTGTCCTTTCTGGGGTAACTACCAGTGTGGAAGATATTCAGTTTGTTGATTCTGGCGGTCAAAAACCTCTCCAAATAGCTTTGCGCGGTGACGATCTCCAAGCCTTAAGTAAAGCAGTCAAGGCAATTAAAGAGAGAATTCAGAGATTACCGGGATTTGCCGATGTCACAGTTAAAGGTGAAACAAATCCCCAAGGTGAGGTTTTTCAGATCGAGCGTTTGAATAATCAGCGAGTAGCTTATGTCAGTGCTAATCTTGGCAAGAATCTATCTTTGGGTGATGCTACTGATAAAGTGGTAGCTGAAGCAAAGGCGGTGTTACCTTCTAATGTTTCGTTAAATTTAGGAGGAGACTCAGCTAGCCAAGGTGAGGTTTTTAGCAGTTTTGGCAGTACTTTGGCTTTATCTGCCTTGTGTATTGTTGTAGTACTAATTTTGCTGTTCAAAAGCTGGGTAGATCCTCTAGTGATTGGTGTCTCTTTGCCTTTAGCACTGGTGGGGGCAATGTTGGCACTACTGATCACTAAGAGCGATTTTGGTATGATTTCACTGATTGGTTTCGTCTTTTTGCTGGGGCTGGCCAATAAAAATGCCATCTTGCTTGTGGATTATATCAACCAGTTACGCAATGCTGGCACAGAACGCACAGAAGCAATCCTCAACACTGGATTAGTGCGCCTCAGACCAATTATGATGACCACTGCCTCCACTATTTTGGGAATGTTACCGATCGCATTGGGTTTTGGTGCAGGTTCGGAATTGCGATCGCCTATGGCTGTAGCGATCGCTGGTGGACTCGTAACTTCAACTATCCTCAGCTTGATTGTCGTGCCGGTAGTCTACACTATTTTAGATGATTGGTTTCCCCGCTTTCAGACAAGAGAGAGAAGTTGA